The following proteins are encoded in a genomic region of Abyssisolibacter fermentans:
- the era gene encoding GTPase Era gives MKYKSGFITIVGRPNVGKSTLLNNIIGEKLSIISDKPQTTRNKIQCVYTEEDCQIVFLDTPGIHKPKNKLGNYMMDVVKSSFSEMDMILWLVDDSLKLGPGDKYILEELKKLKIPKMLVINKVDKLNEKQLESIINQYEEYDIFEDIVPISALKNKNVNRLIAKLKKYLPEGPQYFPEDMITDQPERFIVAEIIREKALHYLDQEVPHGIAIEIEQMRNRENQDIVDVSATIYCERDSHKGIIIGKNGRKLKGIGKAARVEIERLLGSKVFLELWVKVRKNWRDKESLVKKLGYK, from the coding sequence ATGAAATATAAATCAGGATTTATAACAATAGTAGGAAGACCAAATGTAGGAAAATCAACACTTTTAAATAATATAATCGGAGAAAAGTTATCGATAATATCTGATAAACCACAAACAACAAGAAATAAAATACAATGTGTTTACACAGAAGAGGATTGTCAAATAGTGTTTTTAGACACACCTGGTATACATAAACCTAAAAATAAACTTGGTAACTATATGATGGATGTTGTAAAGAGTTCTTTTTCTGAAATGGACATGATTCTTTGGTTAGTTGATGATAGTTTAAAACTAGGACCTGGAGATAAGTATATATTAGAAGAGTTAAAAAAGCTAAAGATTCCCAAAATGTTAGTGATAAACAAGGTTGATAAATTAAATGAAAAACAACTAGAAAGTATTATTAATCAATACGAAGAATACGATATTTTTGAGGACATAGTACCAATATCAGCCTTAAAGAATAAAAATGTAAATAGGTTAATAGCTAAGTTAAAAAAATACTTACCAGAAGGACCTCAATATTTCCCAGAGGATATGATTACAGATCAACCTGAAAGATTTATAGTAGCCGAAATAATAAGGGAAAAAGCACTTCATTACTTAGATCAAGAAGTACCCCATGGTATAGCTATTGAAATAGAGCAGATGAGAAATAGAGAAAATCAGGATATAGTAGATGTTAGTGCAACAATTTATTGCGAAAGGGATTCTCATAAAGGTATAATAATTGGGAAAAATGGTAGGAAACTCAAAGGGATAGGTAAAGCTGCCAGAGTTGAAATTGAAAGATTACTTGGCAGTAAAGTTTTTTTGGAATTATGGGTTAAAGTTAGAAAAAATTGGAGAGACAAGGAAAGTTTAGTTAAAAAATTAGGATATAAATAG
- a CDS encoding cytidine deaminase gives MDIKNLIKKSIEAKKNAYVPYSGFRVGSALMTKDGKIYTGCNIECASYSPTICAERTVISKAVSEGDREFVAIAICGDSGYTYPCGVCRQVIREFSKDIKIVIVKSENEYKEYSISDLLPHSFGPEDLKKK, from the coding sequence ATGGATATAAAAAATTTAATTAAGAAATCGATAGAGGCAAAAAAGAATGCATATGTACCATATTCAGGTTTTAGAGTTGGAAGCGCATTAATGACAAAGGATGGTAAAATATATACTGGTTGTAATATTGAATGTGCGTCATACAGTCCAACGATATGTGCTGAAAGAACAGTTATTAGTAAGGCTGTAAGTGAAGGTGATAGAGAGTTTGTAGCTATAGCTATTTGTGGAGATTCTGGTTATACGTATCCTTGTGGAGTTTGTAGACAAGTGATAAGAGAATTTAGCAAAGATATTAAAATAGTAATAGTAAAATCGGAAAATGAATATAAAGAATACAGTATTAGTGATTTACTGCCACACAGCTTTGGACCAGAAGATTTAAAGAAAAAGTAG
- a CDS encoding YqzL family protein: MLEDIIWNLFKKTGRIDVYINYKEIFETNNSNKKEEAL; encoded by the coding sequence ATGTTAGAAGATATAATATGGAATTTATTTAAAAAAACAGGAAGAATTGATGTTTATATTAATTATAAGGAAATATTCGAAACTAATAATAGTAATAAGAAAGAAGAGGCTTTATAG
- a CDS encoding DUF3048 domain-containing protein, whose amino-acid sequence MKKILCLMLVLFLMISVVGCDDNKTTTKDVVSNIPNDENINSEQNNEDEQQNTDSQNNEEPDELVVEGIMSPLSGNYAPEEKVNRRPVAVMLDNHRAARWQAGVSEAEIIYEILAEGRITRYLAIFLVNDPKMIGPVRSARPYFINAALEYDPLYVRCGGSEQAKKDVKNLNMADIDGLYSGSFWRYYDTGKKAEHTLYTSMEKIRKEQQRKGYRMTGKYIPFKFNEEDTDIIRDDVFNANEVFIDYKMKNTTKYVYDEVSKTYKRYKDGKLHVDENDNKTIIAKNIFVQLANTKIIDSYGRRSIDTIGKGTGYYITNGKGIKITWSKKDRSSKTKYYDADNNEIQLNPGVTWIQVVEAKPIVKFK is encoded by the coding sequence ATGAAGAAGATTTTATGTTTGATGCTAGTATTATTTCTAATGATATCAGTTGTAGGTTGTGATGATAACAAAACAACAACTAAAGATGTAGTATCAAATATACCAAATGATGAAAATATTAATAGTGAGCAAAACAATGAAGATGAGCAGCAAAATACAGATTCTCAGAATAATGAAGAACCTGATGAACTTGTTGTAGAGGGTATAATGTCACCGCTTAGTGGTAATTATGCACCTGAAGAAAAAGTTAATAGAAGACCAGTAGCAGTAATGTTAGATAACCATAGAGCTGCAAGATGGCAAGCTGGAGTAAGTGAAGCTGAAATAATCTATGAAATATTAGCTGAAGGACGTATAACAAGATATCTAGCTATTTTTTTGGTTAACGATCCTAAAATGATTGGTCCGGTTAGAAGTGCAAGACCATATTTTATTAATGCAGCACTCGAATATGACCCATTGTATGTAAGATGTGGAGGAAGTGAACAAGCTAAAAAAGACGTTAAAAATTTGAATATGGCAGATATAGATGGTCTTTACAGTGGATCATTTTGGAGATATTATGACACAGGTAAAAAAGCAGAACATACATTATATACAAGCATGGAAAAAATAAGGAAAGAACAGCAAAGAAAAGGTTATAGAATGACAGGAAAGTACATACCATTTAAATTTAATGAAGAAGATACAGATATTATAAGAGATGATGTTTTTAATGCAAATGAAGTTTTTATAGATTATAAGATGAAAAATACTACTAAATACGTGTATGACGAAGTAAGCAAAACATATAAAAGATATAAAGATGGTAAACTTCACGTAGACGAAAATGATAATAAAACAATAATTGCAAAGAATATATTTGTACAATTAGCAAATACTAAAATAATTGACAGTTATGGAAGACGTTCTATAGATACTATTGGTAAAGGAACAGGTTATTATATAACTAATGGAAAGGGTATAAAGATCACTTGGTCTAAGAAAGATAGAAGTTCAAAGACTAAATATTATGATGCAGATAATAATGAGATACAACTGAATCCTGGAGTTACGTGGATACAAGTTGTTGAAGCAAAACCAATAGTGAAATTTAAGTAG